From the genome of Amycolatopsis granulosa:
CAGGCCGACCACCGAGGAGATGAAGATGAACCGGCCCCACTTGCCGCGCAGCATGCCGCGGGAGGCCCGCTTGGCGACCCGGTAGGCACCGGTCAGGTTGGCGTCGACGACCCGGGTGAACTGGTCCTCGCTCATGCGCATGAGCAGCGTGTCGTCGGTGATGCCGGCGTTGGACACGACGACCTCGACCGGCCCCTGGTGCTCCTCGACCTGCTTGAAGGCCGCGTCGAGCTGCTCGCCGTCGGTGACGTCGGCCTGCACGCCGAACAGGCCCTCCGGCGCACCGGACCCCCGGTGCGTCACCGCCACCTGGTGCCCGTGCTCGGCGAGGTCCCGGGCGATGGCCAGGCCGATGCCCCGGTTGCCGCCGGTGACCAGTACGGACCGTCCCACGTACCACTCCTCGTTCGATTTCCCGCAGTTGCCCGGAGAGGTTATCCGGCGGCGGCGTGGCCGGGCAGCACCCCCGCCCGGCTACGCCGGAGTAACCCGGTGAGCCCGGTCACGAGCGCCGCGGCTTAAGGGACTGTTAGGTGTGCGGGCACGCCCTTGTCGCCGACCGCTCCCGGCACCGAACGTGGTCGGCGGTCATGAGACAAGGGAGTTTTCGATGACGACACGGATCTCCACCGGCGGGGACGAGCGCGCCGGGCGCCGCGTGGTGAGCAACATCCTCCGCGGCTCGGTGGGCAACCTGATCGAGTGGTACGACTGGTACGCCTACACGGCGTTCAGCGTGTACTTCGCCGGCACGTTCTTCCCGAAGGGCGACTCGACCGCGCAGCTGCTCAACACCGCGGGCGTGTTCGCGGTGGGCTTCCTCATGCGGCCGCTCGGCGGGTGGCTGCTCGGGCGCTACGCCGACCGCTTCGGGCGGCGCGCCGCACTGACCCTCTCGGTGAGCATGATGGCGGCCGGTTCGCTGCTCATCGCGCTCACCCCGGGTTACACCACGATCGGTCTCGCCGCGCCGTTGCTGCTGGTGCTGGCCCGGCTGCTGCAGGGCATCTCCGTGGGCGGCGAGTACTCGACCTCGGCGACGTACATGTCGGAGGTCGCCACCCGCGGCCGGCGCGGCTACTACTCCAGCTACCAGTACGTCACGCTGATCGCC
Proteins encoded in this window:
- the fabG gene encoding 3-oxoacyl-ACP reductase FabG, which encodes MGRSVLVTGGNRGIGLAIARDLAEHGHQVAVTHRGSGAPEGLFGVQADVTDGEQLDAAFKQVEEHQGPVEVVVSNAGITDDTLLMRMSEDQFTRVVDANLTGAYRVAKRASRGMLRGKWGRFIFISSVVGLSGGAGQVNYAASKAGLVGMARSLTRELGSRNITANVVAPGFVVTDMTSALTEDQRSAALAQIPAGRYGETADIAAAVRFLASDEAGYINGAVLPVDGGLGMGH